The following nucleotide sequence is from Nothobranchius furzeri strain GRZ-AD chromosome 6, NfurGRZ-RIMD1, whole genome shotgun sequence.
gggtttagaggtggagagcgcatgaagaggtggaggaggatgagagacaaatgtgtctgttaaaaagtctcttaacacaatataaacacatcatcttggaccgatacatgacaggataccacagaacagcgctacgccctctggtgtcctgccggggaattgctttgcaacgctctccaggagacggagaagtatgagggccaaaggccggggacacactggccgcggaaacgccgcgaagcgccgcgaaaatgggaccgccttcattcggcgcccttgttaagctattctatagaccacatgggccgccgaagcgccgcgaatcggcgcgcgccggcgctccagcccgcgccgtgcagcgatcatttcggcgttggctctatttttttcgcgagccgcgggtgaatcgcgtcaattctggcaggaagtcaaacgtagacataagaggcaggccggtaaagttaacaaaataaagcatttcaaaataaaattccgcaatagtcaaatgtgttcgtaaacagacactgcagaaaaaccacacgaacacacacacacacacatcgaacttgtgtgcgtgtgtgaccacgtgaaggggggagtggttttgggtgtcttttcaccggagcaaacaggacagagaggcagaaagtctgaggcaagcagttaggatggatgactttaaattaattatggaagttgagaaacacaaggagctgtacgacccccgaaaaacatgattatttacgtacccatgtcggaagaaactgctaggatacagctgcagaattggagcgggttccaagagattcaactggcagaaacaactcataccataggttcacacacacacacacgcgcgcacaaacactcaaacgtaggaaaagagctgagaaaaggcagagaggaaatggaggacaccaagtgtttaaaagaaaaactacagctgagccgaggcgcgcctcgactggggcgcgtctgatctgaactgaggagcggcgagcagcggccgaatttcgtgagcgattcgcttctcggcgcttcgcggcgcttccgcggccggtgtgtccccggcgaaacgcTTCCATTAATCCGTgcgcgtctgtcccttgcggagctgacggagaagcatgactcaggcttaagatTTTATGGTGATTCTGATGTAAATGTCAAATGTGACCCAGAACTGCTGCTATTACATTTTTGAGTCACTGCTCACATTCAGACATGCTCCTTCAAGCTCAATGAATTCAGAGTCACCCACAGCAAAAATGTGCTCACAATCTTTATACAAGAACACATTTAATAAGATGGGGAACTGTCCCTTTAAAAAGGCTCCTCCCAGTCGTGTGGTTTACTCGTTTAACCAAAACATTAGCAGCAGGAATGGACTCATTCAGACGGCAGGATATGAAgcattatttcctgatttttggacatctctcctctgattggataacagaaatacgactctaccactgactgtttgatctgcagcattgatgtttttatctccacaaataacacaagcctgaagaagttctgtgtggtggagttgcaggTGGATTTTCATTAGAGGTGTCAAGAATTTTATTCAAAGAATATTTAAGAAATTGTTTAGAaagtgtgtcttacaggtgagtttTACAGGTAAAGAAgcagaggccgaccgatatgttttttttaaaggcTGAAGCCGATATAGATTTTTAAAGGATTTTGTTgctgatggccgatatctaaagtcAATTATtaggtctgtctatctgtctgtctgtctgtctgtctgtctgtctgtctgtctgtctgtctgtctatctatctatctatctatctatctatctatctatctatctatctatctatctatctatctatctatctatctatctatctatctatctatctgtctgtctgtctgtctgtctgtctgtctgtctgtctgtctgtctgtctgtctgtctgtctgtctgtctgtctgtctgtctgtctgtctgtctgtctgtctgtctgtctgtctgtctgtctgtctgtctgtctgtcgtaaATCCTCTAAATctatcgtaaatcctctaatattagcctgtatttaattaactgccgggtatcatattttggtcggcggaggtgaataatggccggttttttattgtggccgggtggaatgcggtaacaagcaagtacggggggcggttgtttcatccgtctcacttttgatttgccagtgatagtccgcgagggtaactttaaccgtgcggagacgaagaggaggcgaaaatttgatgtcAAGTTCAaaaagaacgtgctgattatgctgcagaacactctggggagcagtagtaggggttgtatgaactagtcgacttcacggctctatagtgactttttatgcctgtcatcgactagtcgctgtcacgtgatgatgaccggcaagatgcagccctcggaaaagacagcagcctgttgtcagcaggtgacaagctcttgcgcgtcgggaggcgacgcgctgtgccagagcgtcggtactgacacccgccgtaaaacggacatttgaccaaattgcgacctttaccctcttgcaatttaaccttcccctcacccccatcctaaccttaaccagcttgtgcatgcaaagctctgattgttgacgcgctccagacatctgcgtcctgagcacggccacagtaacattatcaaatcaggtgtcgccacctcaaaaactaatttaacacgcgatcgttcatgtcggctcatttccttttatgttttctgtcttttattcttttatttgtgcctgatgcgtttcgctgctgtggatcggggcgcatcacctgttttgtcctccggtgatgcacctcactgatgtggccggcgagcactccgctgttttagcggtcggtagatcttttagaactgcagttcaaaggtaactcatgaggtgaatatatatgtagCCAGGTAGcaatttttctttaggattgagaggagatgcaggaagataataaacaggcaggacagaaaaattatcaaataaaaacaagttagtttttgtacctggtggttgcaacaaacagacaccattgaaggtaatcagaagtgaacagaaaatgaaatcattattttaatgtttagagcagcaggaactccgagaggctgcaggcgcatcagtgagattgcggccgctgcgcagggggaggggggagagggctgaagcagaaactaccgttgttaaaagaaatgtgtgtaactttgaaaatgtgggcgcaattttaattgtcaaaaactccaacgaaccattagttcattttgctcaaatagaaattgaggcctgcctgtaattctggccctccttccaataaaggcctggagcttgatgagcttgagtcaaatacaggcccgggcctgtaataGAGGATTTGCGGTATATATCTATAGATGTATATCTAGATATCTATATCTTTAGATATCTATATCTATCGATATAGATATCTAAATCTAAATCTATACATATAGATAtcaatagatatatagatagatatatctagatatagatagatatagatatatatcgatatctatatagatatagatatcgaTAGATAGATCTATGTCTATATCTATctagattagggctgcaacaacgaatcgataaatttgatgaaaatcgattactaaaagcgttggcaacgaattgcgtcatcgattcgttgtgtcgcacaactcttccaaaagcgccccccccttcccgcccgccgttgcgcgcagacagatcagcgcgagggagagccggcagatcagcgcgagggagagccagcaggtgtttggaagaggaacatggcagaagcagcgagagtcaaaaaagtaaaaactttttaagtttgggagcattttcagttaaatcaggcgaagacattcgttacctgcaacgtttaggtcagacgtagcatggcacgggatgatgcagcgtcttaaacgcaagcatgttgggatcatcagcgaggaaggagagaactctgtgtccgggtaaattaaaaacttttcaaaagttaatcatccaagtcccggattattacacaggctagacatgccctaagctcgtaaaaaaggagtctaaagtcgtgagcgcgacgcttattagatgagcgggggggactcgcgctgctgcgaaccggttccgcccaaggccggattaactgggcaattgcccagggcccacgaactctaaagggcccagggcacgagcaaaatactgtatctataatgtcccgctttatgaggactatggtgaccgtaggttccgttttccccggacgtgtccacttttcactctctgtccgggcgtccggactgcgggttcttgtattgatgaaaatgtccggcttttcatccaggagcagggatcgaattatgggggagctgtatatcctacacatccaggggaaccggaaaaaagttttctatattatattatttttggactcttttgagcagagagcggcacagcgctgttgttgcgcagcgatccaggcagctgcgtccagcgcacggtccattctcaaagtggcgcaaccaaaaaactataattagcacacgatcgttcatgtctgcacatgttctctactttctgtcttatttgtccctgcagcgctctgctactgcggagctcatcccctgtgctgcggtgatgtcacctcacgcagcatcgaaaacgcgctctgcgctttgcggtcaggagatccctttgatctgctcagaagttactgatgaggtgaaaaagtaagaatccaggcagcagtttttctggagaattaagaggagatgcaggaagatgagagacagacaggacaggaaaatagttaaataaaaacaagaaaacaaaacaaagtgttgaaaagtaaaatgtagatagatttatctccactacacatttctACCTGTAtataacaataagttacacacatgtaatatttataaatttgatactattcagatcaccttcaacactcagtcacacacccagggccatttcaagacattttgggggccaaggcaaactgcccccccccctctcccccccataactgggctccccagaagcctctgtgtaattcataccctctccagtagtgttagttatatggtgtttataaaagcccctcagacatcactgacacgttctaatattatcagatgaaaaactaaattatgagacacgctgtctcatctgctgcttttctaaacttgcaaaaagtaacaaaaccatttgaaagccactatttgtggattctctgaaagtttccatggagtgtgtgacaacttattttttcagtcatttttggaaatagtgatcaattttgattaattcacagcctatgtttaattacatttaaaaattagttgtttgacatccccagttataataaatgtctacagatgagatcaaacaaaacagatgagaattgcccttaagctgtttaacttggaccaagcattttaggtcacagatagatgtagcttagggtctctgtctatacaccttataagacaatttaggtgatggcatgttgtttttctgctattgaactgttttctaataatgttgtgttaaataaagtgaaggaaggagagaaataacatttccctagcagtttttaaaaatttccccatgtaatccgattaatcgattaatcgtgtcgagaccccatccgattcatcgactatccaaataatcgtttgttgcagccctaatctagatatatctatatctatctagatagatatagatagatatagatataaatgttttagcagcacattgatggtGAAAaataactgaacactcactgtatgCATTATAAATTAAATATCAATGTCAATAAGTCtctttaatatttattgaaccttGAATatgaaacaaactcaaaacacaaaaggtctgttgggtccttcgggtcctttcttcagtctagtagtggcggcagttggccacacaggtgcctgataacAATTGTAAAAATAATTTTGGCTGACATAGAAAACATGGAATAAATCCTCTATAAAGAAGTGTCACCTGTTACAGACACCAGGGATGTTCTTAAAGGGGGAGAAAATATTGCTTTAAGCGCCTTGATCCTTCAGATCAGTTTGTTTTTGCTCTCGAGGCTCCCGGGTTCCCGTGAGGCTGCACGAGGGACTCGGTTCTGTTTGTGGTCGGAGCTCGAGGCTTCTGGACGTTTCTGTGTAATAAACCACCTGAAGGTCGGGTCAGATTTGTTCGCTGCTAAAGATCTCAAGAGTCCCACGTCCTCCCGAGGTCAGCGCCGGTTTCCTGGTTTAAAGAAAATCTGATCTACTGTCACAACCTCCAGCTTCTCTCACCTTTCGTGAAAGACCAACCCAACTCCAGCAGACGGAGCTGTAGAGTGTTAGACGTGAGGACAGGGATTCGTTTGACAAACTTCCTGTTTTGGATTCATGAGAAGATTCACTGACAGaccttgttctctctctctctctctctctctctctctctctctctctctctctctctctcacacacagaaTGACAAACGCCTGCCACAGGAAGTGCGTCCCGCCACATTATAAGGAGGCGGAGCTGACGAAGGGCGAGTCTGTGTGCCTGGACCGCTGCGTGGCCAAATACCTGGACCTTCACGAGAGACTGGGACGCAAGCTCACGGAACTCTCGGTCCAGGATGAGGAGATGATGAGGAAGGCCGCCGTCGGGAGCGGGTAGACACCTGATGACGGAAACGAGTGCAGCGCCGTGGGAATAAAACGAGTCGGGATTAATTAAAACAAACTTTCGTCTTAACTGGTGTGGGTTAATGAGTAAACATTCAGCTAATGAACTGCATCCTTTTCTGCatctgaggatgatgaagagggcGGCGTTGGGAGGGACCTGCTGCCAGTCTGGATCGGTTTCACACCCAGATCCGTCTCCAGCAGCAGAGGGTTCACTCCAGTAGAAAAGCCCGGagcatgtttgtttttaaactgtCTAAATCCCACAAACGTTGTTGCTGTTGCTGTTAACCGGATTCTGCCCTCAGACGAGGGGTCCAGTGAGTTTAAAACCTGTAGTTTAGATCTTTGATTTGATGTAAAACTGCTTTATAAGTTTTCAGGACCAGTTATGAAGAGGATTTGTGTTCTAAAACAAGTAAAAAGTCTTTGATGCTATCGTTACATCGATTAGAGCTGTAATCCCGTCTGACGGTTCAGGTGTAAACGCGCGTTTGTACTGACAGTAACCCACTTTAGAAATGTTAGAACTGATCTCTGTTTCTCTAAGCTGAAGCCGTTCATGTTAAGAACACTTCAAATGATTTAAATTATCCTCTCAAACTTATGGATTATTTATCGAGTTTAAATGACTTAACGTTGTTTTTATATTGTGGATTATGTGTAGTTTTTTGTGGACCACATTCAGATTAAAAGATGGTAATGAgtaataaaaactaataaaatcACAGTTTATCTTCCCATCAGCTGGCCGGGTCTCATTTGCTGTCAGCTGcagggggagggggcggggcttcctATAAGTGTGCCTGTGCCTTTAAGAGCAACAGCTCCAGAGGGGAAGTGAAACCTGGAAACTTTCGTTTCTCTCGTCAAACGTTTAGTTTCAACCTGCAGCTCGAGGGTGAAAAGGGGAACCAGGAGGAGGGAGTCTGCCCTCCAGGTGGACTCGGTCTCATTCTGCATGAAGCTGCGGCCACCGGCGCGGTAAGTTCAGCTTATTAAACCCTGACAGGCTCTTAAACGCACCAGTTTGCTTTGCTGCGGTGATAAAATCGGACAAACTGAGAACAGGTGAGGTTTAGACTCAGTGGAGATGGCTGAttcggcagcagtagctcagcgggttgaccagtaatcggaaggttgcgggttcgatcccggctccggacagagaatgctgctgttgtgtccttgggcaagacacttaacccacgttgcctgctggtggtggtcggagggaccggtggcgcctgtgctcggcagcctcgcctctgtcagtgcgccccagggcagctgtggctacatcgtagctcatcaccatcagtgtgtgtgtgtgaatggatgaatgatgcactgtagcgtaaagcgctttggagtccttactttgAGAGgctctatacaagtgcgggtcacggTGGCATCATGAAACCTTTACAGTCAAACTGGTTTTAATCCACCTGAACTAAAATCCAAGGAAAGAAAAGCCTTTCAGTAAATCATCTAAACTTGTGACTTTTCAGAGACCTGTAATGAAGTCAGCACTTCCTCAGAAAACAGAAGAACTAAATGACTTTCAGCACACAAACACTCAGTTTGAAGAAGTTCCTCGCGCTTCACTCGTGCCTCAAACATCAAATGTAAATATTTAAAACGTGTTTTATTAGATCCATTCAGAAGACATCCACGTTCTTACAGGTGCTGGAAATCCTTGAAAGTGCTTGAATTTtatgtaaagtgcttaaaccttaacaaaaactgtattttcatcagctgttcttctggatCACGTGTCTCAAACACGACTACACCAGCACACACCAAAGTAGATAAGAAGCCACTGACAGATTATCATCTAACATACATGATATGGATGGATGATAATCCTAATCtgtgctgtttttttattttattttttagaatatTTAATAAGGTTCTGAGGAAATTCCGCTGGATCTGATTCCTGCAGTAACCTTCTGCCTGCTTTTTGCCACCAGATGGAGGCAATAGAGGAGGAGCGAACCGTGGATGATTGTGGTGTGGTCGTAGCGCCCCCTAACGGTGGCATGAACGAACTGCTGGATGTGGGACAAGAGGACAACATGCAGGGCCAGGTGAGCTCAGCAGCTCCACGGAGCATCCTGCAAGTTGTTTTTAATGCGTTGCTGATGTGGTGATGGGTTTTTTTCTCAGATGGAGGAGTTTCTGGGCCCGCAGGCTCAGTACaacgaggaggaagaggagaggaaaTATTACAGGAGGAAGAGGCTGGGCGTCATCAAGAATGTTGTAGCCAGCAGCTTTGGAGCCATGATCGTTTATGGGGTTTATATGGGTGGGTTTTATCAGAGGGAAGTCCCAAAAACATTAAAACGAAACACTTTCTGAGTCGTTATTCGGTGTTTTTGTTGCAGGTTTACTGCAAATGCAGCTGATCCTCCATTATGACATGACCTACCGCGAGGTCAAGTACAGCAACCTCGGCCTTGAGGACATCGACCGGAAGATGCTGATGGGCATCAACGTCACCCCGATCATCGGCTTCCTCTACACCCCCGTCCTCATCAGGTACAGCCACACCTGAGTCCAGGTCAGGCTTTTAATCTAAAAACCTCTCCGATGCTGCAGCTCTTCTTCCTTCTGTTCAGGTTTCTCGGTACCAAATGGATGATGTTCCTAGCTTCTGGGATCTACGCACTCTTTGTTTCAACTAACTACTGGGAACGCTACTACACTCTGGTTCCATCGGCCGTAGCCATCGGCGTGGCCATCGTGCCGCTGTGGGCCTCACTGGGGAATTACATCACAAGGTGAGAAACAGGAAAACCTAAAAGGTCAGTTCACTGTGGGAAACGTATCTCAGATTATTGGTTATATCTGTTTACaaagaaagcagcagaaaaagatACAAATAATCCCGTCAAACTAGATTTTCACTGGTTTTTGTTCTAGTTCTGTTCTGGTTTGTCAACTCATTCCACGCAGGTGCCGCGAGTTCACAAAACCACAGGATTTAGCAAGTTCATGCTACAACAATCaaagagaaagatggcagcatgtctGGTTTATCTTCTGTTCTTTTTACCGTCGCTGAGGAGGTTATTGGCATTGCTGATCTGATTATTTTACAGTTAAGCAATGAGAAATCTGCacctgtcttttattttgaaagtagcTGAATATTTGACACCGCTGCCAtgtgtgacttcctgtctggcccgatctgaaCTGTTGATATTGGTGAGTTTAGGAAATGTAGCGCATGAATTCAGCAGAGCACTGCAACACAACACCGTGCACTTGGTGGAAACAAACCCGTCCACTTTAATGGCGGCTGTTAGTGGCGTAGTGCGCTTCGGAGACGTTACGCACcgcttaagcctgagtcatgcttctccgtctcctggagagagttgcaaagcaattccccgccaggacagcagagggcgtagcgctgttctgtggtatcctgtcatgtatcggtccaagatggtgtgtttatattgtgttttttgtatataagatactttttaacagacatacttgtctctcattcttctccacctcttcatgcgctctccacctctaaacccacgtttcctgtcatttccgtccacaaataaaacgcttgctgcgcatcttttcactcctccagtcacggaagAATTAAGCGTTTgagttttagagtttttttcacgaggtgttcttcaagcttctccgtgtctgccgctagtttttctctgctctctttatgtttttgagggcgcaatggcggcggtgtagacgacagcggcatcctaaccaatcacaagcttgcgttctccgtctcaactgacggatgtttagtaaAGAGAGATCGACTCGGTCCTCGCAGAGCTCTCCGGCAGGAACGCaaagacgttgcgtgtctccgcactgacgcagacgcagaagcgtgAATCAGGCTTTATCCATCCAGAGGGAAGCTGGGGTGAGACCTCTCCTAGCAGCTGATGTTACCTCCTTGTGGACAAAACCACATCAAACCACTTCTTGCCTTAAAGCATCCAgaaggagcatcaggattagcgcCTTCATCACAAACATGACATATCTAATCCTTCACGTGTCTGCTGCCCTCTGATGGAGAATtagcatgtttgtttatttattactgtTCTATAACTACATTATAAGATGAACATTAATATTATATAGGCCAGTTGTTAAATTAACAGCAGATAATAAAAGGTTAAATTAAAAAGTTTCAAGAGTTGTTTGAGGCCGACTCCGTTTAAAACTGCCGTTACAGCTGACGTACAAACGCTGAGCCAATCATCCCTGAAGATGGTCAGTTGAAAACAGATTACGCAACGCCTTGTGAGATTATGAGATCATGCATAATGTTTTCCTCATTTTCAGTTCAGAGATTGACCAGAATAGCTAAAACTTTGAGTTTTTTCTCAATCTTTGTTCTAAACTCTGCAGCAAAGGCAGCAGGTGATTTGCATCCCTTTAAAGAACTCTTAAGTTACCTTGCAACAGCAGGCCATGCTAACAAAAGTATACTGTTATTTACaggtacttaaagagcaagtcgcccccaaatcaactttttttcctgataaactatataaatgcgtgtctaatcgtgctgcagacacgtgtagtcagtagttttgcacttaagtgcattttagttaaaattttaattttctgcctaaaactgtcagtgtcgtgccgttgtcaggtaaaaactctgcacttgaatttaaatctgccatcactattggctaagaggaacCCTAgagcgttagctggtaccatatgatgtcacaatgtcgttgtgagcctgtgtgtgtgtgtgtatttgttagcagctccgccctctcggtctgctaggcaacagcatttgttgccttttcaaacaggaagtgggagtggagtaatactctggtagggggtgacttgttctttaaagaacTCTGTTACCTAGCAACAGCAGGCCATGTTAacaaaaaaaatacatgtatttACAAGTACTTAAAAAGTCCCTAATATCACTCTAATATAATGCAGACTTGTTTTAAATGAACTAATAAAGCTTCGCTAAAACGATTGCTGACGCCCTTTCAAGATAAAACCGACATATCACGACTTCATGTGAGATTAATAGTATAGAAAATCCCTTATGATGGTTTTTATGGTTTTTTATGATGTTATTGACTTATAATTCATTGTAGCTTGTTGTTAGTTCAAGtagaaaatgtgattttttttttactctcagTTATCGATACTTGAGTTAAAGTTTAGGACATGTCGTCTTAAACGAATCCAAACCTTCTCTACTCCTGCAGGATGGCGCAGCAGTATTATGAGTACGCCAACTACAGAGAGGAGCACGTCCAGGAGCAGAAGAAGCTCCCAAAAGGAGCGTGCCACAACTACATCATCGTCTTCCAGTCGCTTTTCTACGTCATCTTCAATGTGAGTGTAACTGTATGCGCTTGTGGTTTCAGTCCTCCGCGCTCCGTCTGTAAAACGTTTTTGTCTTTGACATCAGCTGAGTTTCGTCTTCGCCGAGCTGCCCATGCGTCTCGTCCTCCACCACCACCTGCACGAGAACAAGCACATTCTGGCCAACGTGAAAATATGTGGTAACGATGCGTCACTTCTACTGATAAATGACACACATGCATGAGGTTCGGTCTGCAACGGAGGATAAAGTAGAGTTTAATCCTAAAAATACGtcagttttgttttttattcattatattaaaaaaaactccTTTACATTTTAACAAATTtactaattaataataataataatacatttttacaCGTAGGTTCTTAAAGTAAACCCTTAAACTATTGAGCTAAACAACAGAAAATATGAGTGTGTCAGAATAAAACGTTAGCCCTTATATTTATTAGGACCCCTTTTGACCCACATTGGAAAAAAAAATTGCAAAACTCATCTCAAAACTTTTCCCTTGTTGTTGTCATTAAAGGGTTAAACCCTCATCTATTGAAAAACATTAGTCAGAAATGAGATTTATCTTGATTTAACAGTTTATTGGATATTTATCCATCTTACGAGTTTTCAGTTGTAATAACTGGCCCTTGCTTCCTGTA
It contains:
- the timm10 gene encoding mitochondrial import inner membrane translocase subunit Tim10; the protein is MDPLKAQQLAAELEVEMMADMYNRMTNACHRKCVPPHYKEAELTKGESVCLDRCVAKYLDLHERLGRKLTELSVQDEEMMRKAAVGSG